From Cellulomonas dongxiuzhuiae, the proteins below share one genomic window:
- the lepA gene encoding translation elongation factor 4 translates to MPIPSATAAEAIRPSATAPELLRNFCIIAHIDHGKSTLADRMLQLTGVVDARAMRAQYLDRMDIERERGITIKSQAVRMPWGVADASGTVQPYALNMIDTPGHVDFTYEVSRSLAACEGAVLLVDAAQGIEAQTLANLYLAMENDLQIIPVLNKIDLPAAQPDKYAEELANLVGGDPADVLRVSGKTGVGVEPLLDRIVELVPPPVGDADAPARAMIFDSVYDTYRGVVTYVRVIDGRLDPREKIVMMSTRATHELLEIGVTSPEPVPTKGLGVGEVGYLITGVKDVRQSKVGDTVTNYAKPASEALGGYSEPKPMVFSGLYPIDGSDYPVLREALDKLKLNDAALNYEPETSVALGFGFRVGFLGLLHLEIVRERLEREFDLDLISTAPNVIYDVTLEDHTEIVVTNPSEYPAGKIREVREPMVRATILTPSEFVGTIMELCQGRRGELQGMDYLSEERVEMRYVLPMAEIVFDFFDHLKSKTRGYASLDYEPTGDQAADLVKVDILLQGEQVDAFSAIVHKDKAYAYGVSMTAKLKELIPRQQFEVPIQAAIGSRIIARETIRAMRKDVLAKCYGGDISRKRKLLEKQKEGKKRMKTIGRVDVPQEAFIAALSSDAAGSSSSKDAKDAKKK, encoded by the coding sequence TTGCCGATCCCGTCCGCCACCGCCGCCGAGGCCATCCGCCCCTCGGCGACCGCTCCCGAGCTGCTGCGCAACTTCTGCATCATCGCGCACATCGACCACGGCAAGTCGACGCTGGCCGACCGGATGCTGCAGCTGACGGGCGTCGTGGACGCGCGCGCCATGCGTGCGCAGTACCTCGACCGCATGGACATCGAGCGCGAGCGCGGCATCACGATCAAGTCGCAGGCCGTCCGCATGCCGTGGGGCGTCGCGGACGCCTCAGGCACCGTGCAGCCGTACGCGCTGAACATGATCGACACGCCCGGCCACGTGGACTTCACCTACGAGGTGTCGCGCTCGCTCGCCGCGTGCGAGGGGGCCGTGCTGCTCGTCGACGCCGCGCAGGGCATCGAGGCGCAGACGCTCGCGAACCTGTACCTCGCGATGGAGAACGACCTCCAGATCATCCCGGTGCTCAACAAGATCGACCTGCCCGCCGCGCAGCCGGACAAGTACGCCGAGGAGCTCGCCAACCTCGTGGGCGGGGACCCCGCCGACGTGCTGCGGGTCTCGGGCAAGACCGGCGTGGGCGTCGAGCCGCTCCTCGACCGGATCGTCGAGCTCGTGCCGCCGCCCGTCGGCGACGCGGACGCGCCGGCCCGCGCCATGATCTTCGACTCGGTGTACGACACCTACCGCGGTGTCGTCACCTACGTGCGCGTCATCGACGGCCGCCTCGACCCGCGCGAGAAGATCGTCATGATGTCGACCCGTGCGACGCACGAGCTGCTCGAGATCGGCGTCACGTCGCCCGAGCCCGTGCCGACCAAGGGCCTCGGCGTCGGCGAGGTCGGGTACCTCATCACCGGGGTGAAGGACGTGCGTCAGTCGAAGGTCGGCGACACGGTCACCAACTACGCCAAGCCCGCGTCCGAGGCGCTGGGCGGGTACTCCGAGCCGAAGCCCATGGTCTTCTCAGGGCTGTACCCCATCGACGGCTCGGACTACCCGGTGCTGCGCGAGGCCCTCGACAAGCTCAAGCTCAACGACGCGGCCCTGAACTACGAGCCCGAGACCTCGGTGGCGCTGGGCTTCGGCTTCCGCGTCGGGTTCCTGGGCCTGCTGCACCTCGAGATCGTGCGTGAGCGCCTCGAGCGCGAGTTCGACCTCGACCTCATCTCGACGGCGCCGAACGTCATCTACGACGTCACGCTCGAGGACCACACCGAGATCGTCGTCACGAACCCCAGCGAGTACCCGGCGGGCAAGATCCGCGAGGTGCGCGAGCCGATGGTCAGGGCCACCATCCTCACGCCGAGCGAGTTCGTCGGGACGATCATGGAGCTGTGCCAGGGCCGGCGCGGCGAGCTGCAGGGCATGGACTACCTGTCCGAGGAGCGCGTCGAGATGCGCTACGTCCTGCCGATGGCCGAGATCGTGTTCGACTTCTTCGACCACCTCAAGTCCAAGACGCGCGGGTACGCGAGCCTCGACTACGAGCCCACGGGCGACCAGGCGGCCGACCTCGTCAAGGTCGACATCCTGCTGCAGGGCGAGCAGGTCGACGCGTTCAGCGCCATCGTCCACAAGGACAAGGCCTACGCCTACGGCGTCTCGATGACCGCGAAGCTCAAGGAGCTCATCCCGCGCCAGCAGTTCGAGGTGCCGATCCAGGCGGCCATCGGCTCGCGGATCATCGCGCGCGAGACGATCCGGGCCATGCGCAAGGACGTCCTGGCCAAGTGCTACGGCGGCGACATCTCCCGCAAGCGCAAGCTGCTGGAGAAGCAGAAGGAGGGCAAGAAGCGCATGAAGACCATCGGTCGGGTCGACGTGCCGCAGGAGGCCTTCATCGCCGCGCTGTCGTCCGACGCCGCGGGCAGCAGCAGCAGCAAGGACGCGAAGGACGCGAAGAAGAAGTGA
- a CDS encoding DUF3097 domain-containing protein, with protein sequence MTDDRYGSDVLAGAGATSRAAHHRAPRTSREQPAERGLVVEDVETGWVGAVVRVEKSGGLHVVVLEDRRGRTRTFRLGPGFWVEGEPVVLTAPVTTRAPVRPTRTASGSVAVPDAPARVARGSRIWVEGKHDAELVEKVWGDDLRVEGVVVELLDGVDNLADALRDFGPTADRRVGVLVDHLVPGSKESRLAADALRTVRAGTVRVLGHPYVDVWQAVRPERIGLEAWPTIERGTEWKRGILRELGWPAAEQADVARAWQRILRSVRSYADLEPSLLGRVEELIDFVTA encoded by the coding sequence GTGACCGACGACCGATACGGCTCCGACGTGCTCGCGGGCGCCGGCGCCACGTCCCGTGCCGCCCACCACCGCGCCCCGCGCACGTCGCGCGAGCAGCCCGCCGAGCGCGGGCTGGTCGTCGAGGACGTCGAGACGGGCTGGGTCGGTGCGGTGGTCCGGGTCGAGAAGTCGGGTGGGCTGCACGTCGTCGTGCTGGAGGACCGCCGCGGCCGGACCCGCACGTTCCGGCTCGGGCCGGGGTTCTGGGTCGAGGGTGAGCCCGTCGTCCTGACGGCCCCCGTGACGACCAGGGCGCCGGTGCGCCCGACGCGCACCGCGTCGGGCTCGGTGGCGGTGCCCGACGCGCCCGCGCGCGTGGCGCGCGGCTCGCGCATCTGGGTGGAGGGCAAGCACGACGCCGAGCTCGTCGAGAAGGTGTGGGGCGACGACCTGCGCGTCGAGGGCGTCGTCGTCGAGCTGCTCGACGGGGTCGACAACCTGGCCGACGCGCTGCGCGACTTCGGTCCGACGGCCGACCGGCGGGTGGGCGTCCTCGTCGACCACCTCGTGCCCGGCTCCAAGGAGAGCAGGCTCGCGGCCGACGCGCTGCGCACCGTGCGCGCGGGCACCGTCCGCGTCCTCGGCCACCCCTACGTCGACGTCTGGCAGGCCGTCCGACCCGAGCGCATCGGCCTGGAGGCGTGGCCCACGATCGAGCGCGGCACCGAGTGGAAGCGCGGGATCCTGCGCGAGCTCGGGTGGCCGGCCGCGGAGCAGGCGGACGTCGCGCGGGCGTGGCAGCGCATCCTGCGGTCCGTGCGGTCCTACGCCGACCTCGAGCCCAGCCTGCTGGGCCGCGTCGAGGAGCTCATCGACTTCGTCACCGCCTGA
- a CDS encoding DUF4870 domain-containing protein has translation MSYDPRPTPPARSAQGATLAMAAHLGGVLTYLFVGWVASLVVWLVQRDQDPAVAREARVALNFQLTALIAMVVLHVVEQFPVIGVVGWIGKLAVGIVALVLSILAAAAAYRGGSYRYPFSLELVR, from the coding sequence GTGTCCTACGACCCTCGTCCCACCCCGCCCGCGCGGTCCGCGCAGGGCGCCACCCTCGCGATGGCGGCGCACCTCGGCGGCGTGCTGACCTACCTCTTCGTCGGGTGGGTGGCCTCGCTCGTCGTGTGGCTCGTGCAGCGCGACCAGGACCCGGCGGTCGCCCGGGAGGCGCGCGTGGCGCTGAACTTCCAGCTCACCGCGCTCATCGCCATGGTGGTCCTGCACGTCGTCGAGCAGTTCCCCGTCATCGGCGTCGTCGGGTGGATCGGCAAGCTCGCGGTCGGGATCGTCGCACTCGTGCTGTCGATCCTCGCCGCGGCAGCCGCGTACCGCGGCGGTTCCTACCGGTACCCGTTCAGCCTCGAGCTGGTCCGGTGA
- a CDS encoding 16S rRNA (uracil(1498)-N(3))-methyltransferase, giving the protein MSAPVFVVEPGMLDGVRAGGEYLLDGTEGRHAGVVQRRGAGERVDVVDCAGVRLVGRVRAAGPDGVRIDVEDVVVEDAPAPQLVLVQALAKGDRDELAIEAATEVGVDVVVPWQAERSVVVWRGERAQKSRARWIGTVRTATKQSRRARMPVVEQALDDGGLVARVGAVVAAGGAAVVLHESATTPLHGVDLPADGEVLVVVGPEGGISDREVAALTAAGAVVCRLGPHVLRTSTAGPVAVAMLADRLGRWG; this is encoded by the coding sequence GTGAGCGCCCCGGTCTTCGTGGTCGAGCCGGGCATGCTCGACGGCGTGCGAGCCGGCGGGGAGTACCTGCTCGACGGCACCGAGGGCCGGCACGCGGGCGTCGTCCAGCGGCGGGGTGCAGGTGAGCGCGTCGACGTGGTGGACTGCGCCGGCGTCCGTCTCGTCGGGCGCGTGCGCGCCGCGGGGCCCGACGGCGTGCGCATCGACGTCGAGGACGTCGTCGTGGAGGACGCACCCGCGCCGCAGCTCGTGCTCGTGCAGGCGCTCGCCAAGGGCGACCGGGACGAGCTGGCGATCGAGGCGGCCACCGAGGTCGGGGTCGACGTCGTCGTGCCGTGGCAGGCCGAGCGGTCCGTCGTGGTGTGGCGCGGGGAGCGGGCGCAGAAGAGCCGTGCCCGCTGGATCGGGACCGTCCGCACCGCGACCAAGCAGTCGCGGCGCGCACGGATGCCCGTGGTCGAGCAGGCGCTCGACGACGGGGGCCTCGTCGCGCGCGTCGGCGCGGTCGTCGCGGCCGGTGGCGCCGCCGTCGTGCTGCACGAGTCGGCGACGACGCCGCTGCACGGGGTCGACCTCCCGGCGGACGGTGAGGTCCTGGTCGTCGTGGGTCCCGAGGGGGGCATCAGCGACCGCGAGGTCGCGGCCCTCACCGCCGCGGGCGCCGTCGTGTGCCGGCTCGGCCCGCACGTCCTGCGCACGTCGACCGCCGGTCCCGTCGCCGTCGCGATGCTCGCCGACCGGCTCGGCCGCTGGGGCTGA
- the dnaJ gene encoding molecular chaperone DnaJ: MTDYYEILGVPRDATPEQIKKAYRRLARELHPDVSGTEPGTEDRFKDVSRAYDVLGNPEKRRAYDMGADPSSPGGGMGGGFGFQDIFETFFGAAGGGAPRGPVPRARRGQDALVRLDLDLAEAAFGVHREVQVDTAVLCPTCGGTCCRPGTSPRTCEVCGGRGSVQRVARSFLGQVMTTQPCAACHGFGTVIPEPCTECAGEGRVRSRRTLSVDVPAGVDTGTRIKMTGQGEVGPAGGPPGDVYLEVRERKHETFVRRGDDLHATLQVPMTAAALGTVVTMETLDGPQEVDLRPGTQPGQILTLRGLGVGHLHVGGRGDLHVHVEVQVPSPADDEQADLLRRLAVLRGEERPEARLAAANPGMFAKLRDKLSGR; this comes from the coding sequence GTGACCGACTACTACGAGATCCTCGGTGTCCCGCGGGACGCGACGCCGGAGCAGATCAAGAAGGCCTACCGCCGCCTGGCGCGCGAGCTGCACCCCGACGTCTCGGGCACCGAGCCCGGGACGGAGGACCGGTTCAAGGACGTGTCGCGCGCCTACGACGTGCTCGGCAACCCCGAGAAGCGCCGCGCGTACGACATGGGTGCCGACCCCTCGTCGCCCGGCGGCGGCATGGGCGGCGGCTTCGGCTTCCAGGACATCTTCGAGACCTTCTTCGGTGCGGCCGGCGGCGGTGCTCCGCGCGGACCCGTGCCGCGCGCCCGGCGCGGGCAGGACGCGCTCGTGCGTCTCGACCTCGACCTCGCCGAGGCCGCGTTCGGCGTCCACCGCGAGGTGCAGGTCGACACCGCCGTGCTGTGCCCCACCTGCGGTGGCACGTGCTGCCGTCCCGGCACGTCGCCGCGCACCTGCGAGGTGTGCGGCGGGCGCGGGTCCGTGCAGCGCGTCGCGCGCTCGTTCCTCGGGCAGGTCATGACGACGCAGCCGTGCGCCGCCTGCCACGGGTTCGGCACCGTGATCCCCGAGCCGTGCACCGAGTGCGCGGGCGAGGGACGCGTGCGCTCGCGGCGCACGCTGTCGGTGGACGTCCCGGCGGGCGTGGACACCGGGACGCGCATCAAGATGACCGGGCAGGGCGAGGTCGGTCCAGCGGGCGGTCCGCCCGGGGACGTCTACCTCGAGGTGCGCGAGCGCAAGCACGAGACGTTCGTCCGGCGCGGGGACGACCTGCACGCGACGCTCCAGGTGCCCATGACGGCGGCCGCGCTGGGCACGGTCGTGACGATGGAGACGCTCGACGGGCCCCAGGAGGTCGACCTGCGCCCGGGCACGCAGCCGGGGCAGATCCTCACGCTGCGCGGGCTCGGCGTCGGTCACCTGCACGTCGGCGGACGCGGTGACCTGCACGTGCACGTCGAGGTCCAGGTGCCCTCACCCGCTGACGACGAGCAGGCCGACCTGCTGCGCCGCCTGGCGGTGCTGCGCGGCGAGGAGCGCCCCGAGGCGCGTCTCGCGGCGGCGAACCCCGGGATGTTCGCGAAGCTGCGCGACAAGCTCAGCGGCCGGTGA
- a CDS encoding DUF4870 domain-containing protein, whose protein sequence is MSAAPPAWTPPPPAPPLRPDEERTWAILVHVLPLLGPGFVVPLVVWLVFRGRGAFLEHHAKESLNFQITALLALVAAAVLTVVTFGLATPLLLGVLVAWVVLCIVAAVAANRWEWYRYPATLRLVT, encoded by the coding sequence GTGAGCGCCGCACCCCCGGCGTGGACACCGCCACCGCCGGCACCGCCGCTGCGCCCCGACGAGGAGCGCACGTGGGCGATCCTCGTCCACGTGCTGCCGCTGCTCGGACCGGGCTTCGTCGTGCCGCTGGTCGTCTGGCTGGTGTTCCGTGGCCGTGGCGCGTTCCTCGAGCACCACGCCAAGGAGTCGCTCAACTTCCAGATCACGGCGCTGCTCGCGCTCGTCGCCGCGGCCGTCCTCACGGTGGTCACCTTCGGCCTGGCGACGCCGCTCCTCCTCGGCGTGCTCGTCGCCTGGGTCGTGCTGTGCATCGTGGCCGCCGTCGCGGCCAACCGGTGGGAGTGGTACCGCTACCCCGCCACGCTGCGTCTGGTCACCTGA
- the ppdK gene encoding pyruvate, phosphate dikinase encodes MARYVKDFSEGDKDQKDLLGGKGANLAEMTRLGLPVPPGFTITTEACRAYMRTGAVPAELRVEVTMAVRHLEDQLGRRLGDFHEPLLVSVRSGAKFSMPGMMETVLNVGLNDASVQGLAELSGDERFAWDSYRRLIQMFGRTVLDIDGDLFADALDKAKAARGATADVDLDAADLRTLVDTYKQIVRDESGREFPQHPREQLDMAIVAVFDSWGTERAQLYRRKERIPDDLGTAVNVCTMVFGNLGPTSGTGVAFTRDPASGRTGEFGDYLVNAQGEDVVAGIRNTLSLADLEDVDPAAHAELLQAMRRLETHYRDLCDIEFTIERGKLWMLQTRVGKRTAPAAFRIACQLVDEHLITMDEALSRVTGAQLSQLQFPQFGAADGTDRVLLTKAMPASPGAAVGMAVFDPATAQQWASEGKDVILVRRETNPDDLGGMIAAVGVLTARGGKTSHAAVVARGMGRTCVVGAEELVVDSTARTMTAPGHTVTEGDVIAIDGTTGEVFLGDVPVVPSPVQRYLEDGLDVALAEAPDDETRDLVRAVHRILEHADSTRRLRVHANADTAEDALRARSLGAEGIGLCRTEHMFLGERRVLVERVVLAADDAERTAALDALLPLQRQDFTDLLAEMDGLPTTIRLIDPPLHEFLPDLTELSVRVALAAERGKVDERDVTLLAAVRRMHEANPMLGLRGVRLGLVVPGLFDLQIRAIAEAVAARLAAGGHPHAEIMVPLVASVQELRLVRERALTIMAAVSAEHGVTVDLPVGCMIELPRAALTADRLATQAQFFSFGTNDLTQTTWGFSRDDVEGAFFSQYTANGVLTVSPFETIDVRGVGELVKVAAERGRATRPDLTLGVCGEHGGDPESIRFFDSVGLDYVSCSPFRVPVARLEAGRAAVEHDGADAR; translated from the coding sequence ATGGCTCGGTACGTCAAGGACTTCAGCGAGGGCGACAAGGACCAGAAGGACCTGCTCGGCGGCAAGGGTGCGAACCTCGCCGAGATGACGCGGCTCGGCCTGCCGGTGCCGCCCGGCTTCACGATCACCACCGAGGCGTGCCGCGCCTACATGCGCACCGGCGCGGTTCCCGCCGAGCTGCGGGTCGAGGTCACCATGGCGGTGCGCCACCTCGAGGACCAGCTGGGCCGCCGGCTCGGCGACTTCCACGAGCCGCTGCTGGTCTCCGTGCGCTCGGGAGCGAAGTTCTCGATGCCCGGGATGATGGAGACGGTCCTCAACGTCGGGCTCAACGACGCGTCCGTCCAGGGCCTGGCCGAGCTGTCGGGCGACGAGCGCTTCGCGTGGGACTCCTACCGGCGCCTGATCCAGATGTTCGGCCGGACGGTGCTCGACATCGACGGCGACCTCTTCGCCGACGCGCTGGACAAGGCGAAGGCCGCGCGCGGCGCCACCGCGGACGTGGACCTCGACGCCGCCGACCTGCGCACGCTGGTCGACACGTACAAGCAGATCGTGCGCGACGAGTCCGGGCGCGAGTTCCCGCAGCACCCGCGCGAGCAGCTCGACATGGCGATCGTGGCCGTCTTCGACTCGTGGGGCACCGAGCGCGCGCAGCTGTACCGGCGCAAGGAGCGCATCCCCGACGACCTGGGCACGGCCGTGAACGTCTGCACCATGGTCTTCGGCAACCTCGGGCCGACGTCCGGCACGGGTGTGGCGTTCACGCGGGACCCGGCGTCGGGGCGCACCGGCGAGTTCGGGGACTACCTGGTCAACGCGCAGGGCGAGGACGTGGTGGCGGGCATCCGCAACACGCTGTCCCTCGCCGACCTCGAGGACGTCGACCCCGCGGCCCACGCCGAGCTGCTCCAGGCCATGCGTCGCCTCGAGACGCACTACCGCGACCTGTGCGACATCGAGTTCACGATCGAGCGCGGCAAGCTCTGGATGCTGCAGACGCGTGTCGGCAAGCGCACGGCGCCCGCGGCGTTCCGCATCGCGTGCCAGCTGGTCGACGAGCACCTCATCACGATGGACGAGGCGCTGTCCCGCGTCACCGGTGCCCAGCTCTCGCAGCTGCAGTTCCCGCAGTTCGGCGCCGCCGACGGCACGGACCGCGTGCTGCTGACGAAGGCGATGCCCGCCTCGCCCGGGGCGGCCGTGGGCATGGCGGTCTTCGACCCGGCGACCGCCCAGCAGTGGGCGTCCGAGGGCAAGGACGTCATCCTGGTCCGACGCGAGACCAACCCGGACGACCTCGGCGGCATGATCGCCGCGGTGGGCGTCCTGACGGCGCGCGGCGGCAAGACGTCGCACGCCGCGGTCGTCGCGCGCGGCATGGGACGCACGTGCGTCGTGGGGGCCGAGGAGCTCGTGGTCGACTCGACGGCCCGCACGATGACGGCCCCGGGGCACACGGTGACCGAGGGTGACGTCATCGCGATCGACGGCACCACCGGCGAGGTCTTCCTGGGTGACGTCCCGGTCGTCCCCTCCCCGGTGCAGCGCTACCTCGAGGACGGTCTGGACGTCGCGCTCGCGGAGGCGCCGGACGACGAGACGCGTGACCTGGTGCGGGCCGTCCACCGCATCCTCGAGCACGCCGACTCGACCCGCCGGCTGCGCGTCCACGCCAACGCCGACACGGCCGAGGACGCCCTGCGCGCCCGCAGCCTGGGGGCGGAGGGCATCGGGCTGTGCCGCACCGAGCACATGTTCCTCGGCGAGCGGCGCGTGCTCGTCGAGCGCGTGGTGCTCGCCGCGGACGACGCCGAGCGGACGGCCGCCCTCGACGCGCTGCTGCCGCTGCAGCGCCAGGACTTCACGGACCTGCTCGCCGAGATGGACGGCCTGCCCACGACCATCCGGCTCATCGACCCGCCGCTGCACGAGTTCCTGCCCGACCTCACCGAGCTGTCCGTCAGGGTCGCGCTGGCGGCGGAGCGGGGCAAGGTCGACGAGCGGGACGTCACGCTGCTCGCCGCCGTGCGTCGCATGCACGAGGCGAACCCGATGCTGGGGCTGCGGGGCGTGCGGCTCGGGCTCGTCGTGCCGGGGCTGTTCGACCTGCAGATCCGCGCGATCGCCGAGGCGGTCGCCGCGCGGCTCGCCGCCGGCGGACACCCGCACGCGGAGATCATGGTGCCGCTGGTGGCCTCGGTGCAGGAGCTCCGGCTGGTCCGCGAGCGCGCGCTGACGATCATGGCCGCGGTGAGCGCCGAGCACGGCGTCACCGTGGACCTGCCCGTCGGCTGCATGATCGAGCTGCCGCGCGCGGCGCTCACGGCGGACCGCCTCGCGACGCAGGCCCAGTTCTTCTCGTTCGGCACCAACGACCTCACGCAGACGACGTGGGGCTTCAGCCGGGACGACGTCGAGGGCGCGTTCTTCTCCCAGTACACCGCGAACGGCGTGCTGACGGTGTCGCCGTTCGAGACGATCGACGTCCGTGGCGTCGGGGAGCTCGTGAAGGTCGCGGCGGAGCGCGGCCGGGCGACCCGACCGGACCTCACGCTCGGCGTCTGCGGCGAGCACGGCGGCGACCCGGAGTCGATCCGGTTCTTCGACTCCGTCGGGCTGGACTACGTCTCCTGCTCGCCGTTCCGCGTGCCCGTGGCCCGTCTCGAGGCCGGACGTGCGGCCGTCGAGCACGACGGCGCGGACGCGCGCTGA
- the hrcA gene encoding heat-inducible transcriptional repressor HrcA, with protein sequence MSEDRRLDVLRAIVEDYVATREPVGSRALAERHALGVSPATIRNDMAALEEAGLIVQPHTSAGRVPTELGYREFVDRLSGVRALSAAEKRAIGTLLEEAVDLDDVMDRAVRLIAQLTHQVAVVQYPSLRRSALRHVELVPVGARHLLVVIITTTGRVEQRTVELTADLDESVVARLRLRLNVVAAGLRLADLDTALDALAGEFEPDGADLVRAVVAVVAETVAQEREERVIVAGASHLARSAGADFPHTIGPVLEALEEQVVLLRLLSEMAEDSAGVAVRIGRETQLEGLAETSIVTSGYGGDGSSVAVLGSVGPLRMDYPQTMAAVRAVARYLTRILAG encoded by the coding sequence ATGAGCGAGGACCGTCGGCTGGACGTCTTGCGCGCGATCGTCGAGGACTACGTCGCGACCCGCGAGCCCGTCGGGTCGCGGGCCCTTGCCGAGCGGCACGCGCTCGGCGTCTCGCCCGCGACGATCCGCAACGACATGGCCGCCCTCGAGGAGGCCGGTCTCATCGTCCAGCCGCACACCTCCGCCGGGCGGGTGCCGACCGAGCTGGGCTACCGCGAGTTCGTCGACCGGCTCTCGGGCGTGCGGGCGCTGTCGGCGGCCGAGAAGCGCGCCATCGGCACGCTGCTCGAGGAGGCCGTCGACCTCGACGACGTGATGGACCGCGCCGTGCGGCTGATCGCCCAGCTGACCCACCAGGTGGCGGTCGTGCAGTACCCGTCGCTGCGGCGCTCCGCTCTGCGGCACGTCGAGCTGGTCCCCGTGGGTGCGCGCCACCTCCTCGTCGTCATCATCACCACGACGGGCCGCGTCGAGCAGCGCACGGTCGAGCTGACCGCGGACCTCGACGAGAGCGTCGTCGCGCGCCTGCGTCTGCGCCTCAACGTCGTGGCGGCAGGCCTGCGGCTCGCGGACCTCGACACGGCGCTCGACGCACTGGCGGGGGAGTTCGAGCCGGACGGTGCCGACCTCGTCCGCGCGGTCGTGGCGGTCGTGGCCGAGACCGTGGCGCAGGAGCGCGAGGAGCGCGTGATCGTCGCGGGCGCCTCGCACCTGGCCCGCAGCGCCGGTGCGGACTTCCCGCACACGATCGGTCCCGTGCTGGAGGCGCTCGAGGAGCAGGTCGTCCTGCTGCGCCTGCTGTCCGAGATGGCCGAGGACTCGGCAGGCGTCGCGGTGCGCATCGGCCGGGAGACGCAGCTCGAGGGCCTCGCCGAGACGAGCATCGTCACCAGCGGCTACGGCGGTGACGGCTCGTCCGTCGCCGTCCTGGGGTCGGTCGGCCCCCTGCGGATGGACTACCCCCAGACCATGGCGGCGGTCCGAGCCGTCGCCCGGTACCTCACCCGGATCCTCGCGGGCTGA
- the hemW gene encoding radical SAM family heme chaperone HemW has translation MSPALPEGDPAPPDGALPASAARGADARAFGVYLHVPFCAVRCGYCDFNTYTATELGGGASLAAYATTALGEMALADRVLRTAGLPARPVATVFVGGGTPTLLPVDDLVRLLDGVRSTWGLAPGAEVTTEANPDSVTPDGLARLAAAGFTRVSFGMQSAVPHVLRTLERTHDPARVPDVVRWARDAGLRVSLDLIYGTPGESLDDWRRSVEVALATGVDHVSAYALVVEAGTRMAVQVRRGELTLPDEDDQAAKYELADDLLTGAGLRWYEVSNWARTPDDASRHNLGYWRGDDWWGVGPGAHSHVGGVRWWNVKHPRAYADRLARGLSPAAGRELVAGDTAALERVMLGVRIADGLPLQDVPAATRPAVAGLVADGLVDARAALGADGPRRVVLTRRGRLLADAVVRALVV, from the coding sequence GTGAGCCCCGCGCTGCCCGAGGGCGACCCGGCGCCGCCGGACGGCGCGCTGCCCGCCTCGGCCGCGCGGGGCGCGGACGCGCGCGCGTTCGGCGTGTACCTGCACGTGCCGTTCTGCGCGGTGCGGTGCGGGTACTGCGACTTCAACACCTACACCGCCACCGAGCTGGGCGGCGGCGCGAGCCTCGCGGCGTACGCCACGACGGCGCTGGGGGAGATGGCGCTCGCGGACCGCGTGCTACGCACGGCGGGGCTGCCGGCGCGGCCCGTCGCCACGGTCTTCGTGGGGGGCGGCACCCCGACGCTGCTGCCCGTCGACGACCTCGTCCGGCTCCTGGACGGTGTGCGCAGCACCTGGGGACTGGCCCCGGGGGCAGAGGTCACGACCGAGGCCAACCCCGACTCGGTGACACCGGACGGCCTGGCGCGGCTCGCGGCCGCGGGCTTCACGCGCGTGTCCTTCGGCATGCAGTCCGCCGTGCCGCACGTCCTGCGCACCCTCGAGCGCACGCACGACCCGGCGCGGGTCCCCGACGTCGTGCGGTGGGCGCGCGACGCGGGCCTGCGGGTCTCGCTCGACCTCATCTACGGCACACCGGGAGAGTCGCTGGACGACTGGCGGCGTTCCGTGGAGGTCGCGCTCGCCACGGGCGTGGACCACGTCAGCGCCTACGCGCTCGTCGTCGAGGCGGGGACGCGGATGGCGGTGCAGGTGCGCCGCGGCGAGCTGACCCTGCCCGATGAGGACGACCAGGCGGCGAAGTACGAGCTGGCGGACGACCTGCTGACGGGCGCGGGGCTGCGCTGGTACGAGGTGAGCAACTGGGCGCGCACGCCCGACGACGCCTCACGCCACAACCTGGGCTACTGGCGCGGTGACGACTGGTGGGGCGTCGGGCCCGGCGCGCACAGCCACGTGGGCGGCGTCCGGTGGTGGAACGTCAAGCACCCCCGCGCCTACGCCGACCGGCTGGCGCGCGGGCTGAGCCCGGCCGCCGGTCGCGAGCTCGTCGCCGGTGACACGGCGGCGCTCGAGCGGGTCATGCTCGGCGTCCGGATCGCCGACGGCCTGCCGCTGCAGGACGTGCCCGCCGCCACCCGGCCCGCGGTGGCCGGGCTCGTCGCCGACGGGCTCGTCGACGCGCGGGCCGCGCTGGGGGCCGACGGGCCGCGGCGGGTCGTGCTCACGCGGCGCGGCCGCCTGCTCGCCGACGCCGTGGTCCGGGCGCTCGTCGTCTGA